In one window of Burkholderia cenocepacia DNA:
- a CDS encoding type VI secretion system Vgr family protein has product MNVTELAQAIRGGLIQQDRLLKTDIPSLPNNALVPRRAVTRSELGRDFSVTLDLVSTASDVELKTLIAQPITLWIQQADRSYQPINGYIHTARRLGADGGLSSYQLRFASWMHFLKFRSDMRYWQDQPVDAILADVFDRHPQARGQYRFALSKPLPSRSYCRQSETDWNFVHRLMEDEGLFGFWRHSEDGKAHTFVITDDLHTVDALSPNTVRFDRSGSGTETAGFTQWTASRTLQSTLHTTRTFDYKSPSSAGNPNGTSLPTKSGQGELPDQAEIYEYTGAYTYPAQDRGEHLSKIRLEEWESRAKRFFGVGGVRSIDAGRRFTLVDHPEHDRDAANDREFAAIGVTRYIENNLPASDHEASFPHSLQDPLAQVKAGHGKGVAFEVGHDDGSAGFYLVEVEAQRASVPYRSPFEHRKPAMPLETAVVVGPKGEEVYTDALNRIKVMFVWDRQSEGRETASCWMRVVQSDTGGGYGAVHIPRVGEEVLIGYIGGDCDRPIVMHRVYNGAAKPQWHSDGLLSGFRSKEYAGSGHNEMVLDDATGQNRARLFSSSANSLLHLGYLIEQNGNTRGAYLGSGFDLRTDAYGALRAGQGLYVTTHPQQANSQPLDASEAKQQLGSAGGLIESMSQVGEMHQAESLGTGRDALKQFADATQNSVAGAASGGGRTAGGGTGNANAFKEPVMLFASPAGIGMASQQSVHLASEQQTNIVSGQSTFVTSGKSLIAGIRDRISLFAQNAGMKLFAGKGAVEIQAQNDNVEMIAQKTVKLLSATATIEGVAKEEILLTSGGAYVRIKGGNIEIHAPGKIDVKGGQHAFSGPTSMHKTFKAEGKKADMRIRYVDADGNVPHGEPIKFTTEDGTEHSVALDAEGKAELKNIDFDEFVASQVKRMGE; this is encoded by the coding sequence ATGAACGTGACCGAACTGGCCCAGGCGATTCGTGGCGGCCTGATCCAGCAGGATCGGCTGCTGAAGACGGACATCCCGTCGCTGCCGAACAATGCGCTCGTGCCGCGTCGCGCCGTAACCCGCTCGGAGCTCGGCCGTGATTTCAGCGTAACGCTCGATCTGGTGTCCACCGCGAGCGACGTCGAGCTCAAGACGCTGATCGCGCAGCCGATCACGCTGTGGATTCAGCAGGCGGACAGGTCGTATCAGCCGATCAACGGCTATATCCACACGGCGCGGCGGCTCGGTGCCGACGGCGGCCTGTCGAGTTACCAGCTGCGCTTCGCGTCGTGGATGCACTTCCTCAAGTTCCGTAGCGACATGCGGTACTGGCAGGACCAGCCGGTCGACGCGATCCTCGCCGACGTGTTCGACAGGCATCCGCAGGCCCGGGGCCAATACCGGTTCGCGCTGTCGAAGCCGCTGCCGTCCCGTTCGTACTGCCGCCAGAGCGAAACCGACTGGAACTTCGTGCATCGGCTGATGGAGGACGAAGGGCTGTTCGGTTTCTGGCGGCACAGTGAAGACGGGAAGGCGCACACGTTCGTCATCACCGACGACCTGCATACCGTCGACGCGCTGTCGCCGAATACCGTCAGATTCGATCGCTCGGGCAGCGGCACCGAAACCGCCGGTTTCACGCAATGGACCGCGTCGCGGACCTTGCAAAGCACGCTGCATACGACGCGCACCTTCGACTACAAGTCGCCGTCGTCGGCGGGCAATCCGAACGGCACGTCGCTGCCGACGAAAAGCGGGCAGGGCGAGCTGCCCGATCAGGCGGAAATTTACGAATACACCGGCGCTTACACGTATCCGGCGCAGGACCGCGGCGAACACCTGTCGAAGATTCGCCTCGAGGAATGGGAGTCGCGTGCGAAGCGTTTCTTCGGCGTGGGCGGCGTGCGTTCGATCGACGCCGGCCGGCGTTTCACTCTCGTCGACCATCCGGAGCACGATCGCGATGCGGCGAACGACCGCGAGTTCGCGGCCATCGGCGTCACGCGTTACATCGAGAACAATCTGCCGGCCTCCGACCACGAAGCAAGTTTCCCGCATAGCCTGCAGGACCCGCTGGCGCAGGTGAAGGCCGGGCACGGGAAAGGGGTTGCGTTCGAGGTCGGGCATGACGACGGCTCCGCCGGCTTCTATCTCGTCGAGGTCGAGGCGCAGCGCGCGAGCGTGCCGTATCGCAGCCCGTTCGAGCACCGGAAGCCCGCGATGCCGCTCGAGACGGCCGTCGTGGTCGGTCCGAAGGGGGAGGAGGTCTATACCGACGCGCTGAACCGGATCAAGGTCATGTTCGTGTGGGACCGGCAGAGCGAAGGCCGCGAGACGGCATCGTGCTGGATGCGCGTCGTGCAGTCGGATACCGGCGGCGGTTACGGCGCGGTGCATATTCCGCGCGTCGGCGAGGAAGTGCTGATCGGCTACATCGGCGGCGACTGCGATCGGCCGATCGTCATGCATCGTGTCTACAACGGGGCGGCCAAGCCGCAATGGCATAGCGACGGGCTCCTGTCGGGCTTCCGGTCGAAGGAGTATGCGGGGTCGGGGCACAACGAGATGGTGCTCGACGACGCGACTGGGCAGAACCGCGCGCGCCTGTTCAGCAGCAGCGCGAATTCGCTGCTTCATCTCGGCTATCTGATCGAGCAGAACGGCAACACGCGCGGTGCGTATCTCGGCTCGGGTTTCGATCTGCGCACGGATGCGTACGGCGCGCTGCGTGCGGGCCAGGGCTTGTACGTGACGACGCATCCGCAGCAGGCGAACAGCCAGCCGCTCGACGCGAGCGAGGCAAAGCAGCAGCTTGGCAGTGCGGGCGGGTTGATCGAGTCGATGTCGCAGGTCGGCGAGATGCATCAGGCGGAGAGCCTCGGTACCGGTCGCGATGCGCTGAAGCAGTTCGCCGATGCGACGCAGAACAGCGTGGCAGGGGCGGCCTCGGGGGGCGGCAGGACGGCCGGCGGCGGAACGGGGAATGCCAATGCGTTCAAGGAACCCGTGATGCTGTTCGCGAGCCCGGCGGGGATCGGGATGGCTTCGCAGCAGTCGGTGCATCTGGCGAGCGAGCAGCAGACCAATATCGTCAGCGGGCAAAGCACGTTCGTGACCAGTGGGAAATCGCTGATCGCCGGCATCCGGGATCGCATCAGCCTGTTCGCGCAGAACGCCGGGATGAAGTTGTTCGCCGGTAAAGGGGCGGTGGAGATCCAGGCGCAGAACGACAATGTCGAAATGATCGCGCAGAAGACGGTGAAACTCCTGTCTGCGACGGCAACGATCGAAGGCGTCGCGAAGGAGGAGATTCTGCTGACGTCGGGCGGTGCGTATGTCCGAATCAAGGGTGGCAACATCGAGATTCATGCGCCGGGCAAGATCGACGTGAAGGGCGGGCAGCACGCGTTCAGCGGGCCGACGAGCATGCACAAGACGTTCAAGGCGGAAGGCAAGAAGGCGGATATGCGGATTCGCTACGTGGATGCCGATGGCAACGTGCCGCATGGGGAGCCGATCAAGTTCACGACCGAGGACGGGACCGAGCATAGCGTCGCGCTAGACGCGGAAGGCAAGGCGGAATTGAAGAACATCGATTTTGACGAGTTCGTGGCCAGTCAGGTCAAGCGGATGGGAGAGTGA
- a CDS encoding OmpA family protein, which translates to MHRTIQVRRARLSAAVSPALAALFAAGLVASGAAFAQNTGATVTPVGNGTVATTALQQANPNAGGASGTVVHGTAGTIAPPPANATPGQVVVGGKVPDEATKAAVLQKLRDTYGATNVVDQVEVGDVATPPNWSANVQKLLGAQLKQISKGQLKINGTQIEMKGEVHNEAQRQQLASDMANTLNPTYTIKNGLRVSASEQGVLDQTLANRTIEFETGSATLTPQGKLILDQMAAALAKMQNRTVDIIGHTDNSGNRTSNIALSQARADAVKGYLITKSIPPQQMTTTGVGPDQPIAPNDTADGRARNRRIEFRVGQ; encoded by the coding sequence ATGCATCGCACGATTCAGGTCCGGCGCGCGCGCCTGTCGGCCGCCGTCTCGCCCGCCCTCGCCGCGCTGTTCGCGGCCGGCCTCGTCGCGAGCGGCGCGGCCTTCGCGCAGAACACGGGCGCGACCGTCACGCCGGTCGGCAACGGCACGGTCGCGACGACCGCGCTGCAGCAGGCGAACCCGAACGCCGGCGGCGCGTCCGGCACGGTGGTGCACGGCACCGCCGGCACGATCGCGCCGCCGCCCGCGAACGCGACGCCCGGCCAGGTGGTGGTCGGCGGCAAGGTGCCCGACGAGGCGACCAAGGCCGCCGTGCTGCAGAAGCTGCGCGACACCTACGGCGCGACGAACGTCGTCGACCAGGTCGAGGTGGGCGACGTCGCGACGCCGCCGAACTGGAGCGCGAACGTGCAGAAGCTGCTCGGCGCGCAGCTCAAGCAGATCAGCAAGGGGCAGTTGAAGATCAACGGCACGCAGATCGAGATGAAGGGCGAGGTGCACAACGAGGCGCAGCGCCAGCAGCTCGCGAGCGACATGGCGAACACGCTGAACCCGACGTACACGATCAAGAACGGGCTGCGCGTGTCGGCGTCCGAACAGGGCGTGCTCGACCAGACGCTCGCGAACCGGACGATCGAGTTCGAGACCGGCAGCGCGACGCTGACGCCGCAGGGCAAGCTGATCCTCGACCAGATGGCGGCCGCGCTGGCGAAGATGCAGAACCGCACGGTCGACATCATCGGCCACACCGACAACTCGGGGAACCGGACGTCGAACATCGCGCTGAGCCAGGCGCGCGCGGATGCGGTGAAGGGGTATCTGATCACGAAGAGCATTCCGCCGCAGCAGATGACGACGACGGGGGTGGGCCCGGATCAGCCTATTGCGCCGAATGATACGGCGGATGGGCGGGCCAGGAATCGGCGGATCGAGTTCCGGGTGGGGCAGTGA
- the tagF gene encoding type VI secretion system-associated protein TagF, giving the protein MTQTVQAQIAYFGKIPSRGDFVKSAHNPQLLQTLDRWIAQALELLAEDPRWKIVYEDAKPMHFAFLGSRSKLAIAGHMVASHDVSMRRFPFLGATALEVDRPLAFLARSPLAFARLWSRVAAQIPPLLGKDEPPGALQALGDTQVPIDIGGPGTSHDGTFNDFVEHQTLYGLQEMLLESGHPVRLRGAMLALGSLLRPVMQSGSSHIERGLTLPLPVDPFYRSLVAAFWLELIAPFVAQADFELAIFIGTIAERERLVIGFNGASAKTLLSVVDPQTYAAHNIDIDDPEWIDAHAQNDHQISKLVSYLEQPQLSLRVAIDAFREAFIGG; this is encoded by the coding sequence ATGACGCAAACCGTACAGGCGCAAATCGCCTACTTCGGCAAGATTCCGTCGCGCGGCGACTTCGTGAAGAGCGCGCACAATCCGCAACTGCTGCAGACGCTCGATCGCTGGATCGCGCAGGCGCTCGAGCTGCTCGCGGAAGATCCGCGCTGGAAGATCGTCTACGAGGATGCGAAGCCGATGCATTTCGCGTTCCTCGGCTCGCGCAGCAAGCTCGCGATTGCGGGCCACATGGTCGCGAGCCACGACGTGTCGATGCGCCGCTTCCCGTTCCTCGGCGCGACCGCGCTCGAGGTCGACCGGCCGCTCGCGTTCCTCGCGCGCAGCCCGCTCGCGTTCGCGCGGCTGTGGTCGCGCGTCGCCGCGCAGATCCCGCCGCTGCTCGGCAAGGACGAGCCGCCCGGCGCGCTGCAGGCGCTCGGCGACACGCAGGTGCCGATCGACATCGGCGGCCCCGGCACGTCGCATGACGGCACCTTCAACGATTTCGTCGAACACCAGACGCTGTACGGCCTGCAGGAGATGCTGCTCGAAAGCGGTCATCCGGTGCGGCTGCGCGGCGCGATGCTCGCGCTCGGCTCGCTGCTGCGCCCGGTGATGCAGAGCGGCTCGTCGCACATCGAACGCGGCCTCACGCTGCCGCTGCCGGTCGACCCGTTCTACCGCAGCCTCGTCGCCGCGTTCTGGCTCGAACTGATCGCGCCGTTCGTCGCGCAGGCCGACTTCGAGCTTGCGATCTTCATCGGCACGATCGCCGAACGCGAACGGCTCGTCATCGGCTTCAACGGCGCGTCGGCGAAGACGCTGCTGAGCGTCGTCGACCCGCAGACCTACGCCGCCCACAACATCGACATCGACGATCCCGAGTGGATCGACGCCCATGCGCAAAACGATCACCAGATCAGCAAGCTCGTCAGCTACCTCGAACAACCGCAACTCTCGCTGCGCGTCGCCATCGACGCGTTCCGCGAAGCGTTCATCGGAGGCTGA
- the tssM gene encoding type VI secretion system membrane subunit TssM — MQRILNVLTHPRTLSIVGIVALAAILFIVADMLQLPLLWAALAFAAVLALWLVVALWRRWRVKRANQQLGQVLEEQAETGKIAAPAAAALAPDAKTADLDVLRTRLSDAVKTIKTSKIGQVSGGSALYELPWYIVIGNPAAGKSSAVLNSGLQFPFADKNSAVIHGIGGTRNCDWFFTTEGILLDTAGRYSVHEEDRSEWLGFLGLLKRYRPKAPINGIIVTASIAELTGNRPEFAINLAKNLRQRVQELTEKLEVFAPVYVMFTKADLITGFTEFFSSSDKHEYDRVWGATLPYEPDDKRDVVAQFDTHFEELYEGLKEISVAQLSLSRGNQLSPGQLSFPLEFSTIKPSLRAFLATLFENNPFQYKPIFRGFYFTSALQEGETNSAAAQRIAHRFGLDGSALPKPHSAFSKNGFFLRDLFSKVIFADRQTVRQFASPTKTRLRYATFFGFVAALALALGGWTWSTIGNQQLVANVQADLDNVTRLQQGRNDLQSRLQAMDIIEDRIEQLEQFRRDKPLSVSLGLYQGDRLEQHLLTEYYNGVRQILLAPVSQNLASFMKDVNAHPEQLVPMTRPPESGAVQGGTLPVSTNAAGAAPQAGAVLAASGTAPAAAPQQAAAPQGGLYSDASPTNVQDAYNALKTYLMLSDKRHVEQAHLTDQLARFWRGWLETNRGNMPRDEMIRSAERMISFYLSRVNDDDWPMIDANLALVDQTRENLRRVVRGMPARQRVYEEIKARASTRFAPMTIARIVGDGNQGLVAGSYAIPGTFTREAWFDYVQPAIRDAATKELQAKDWVLNTSTQDDLTLEGSPEQIQKTLVGMYKTEYAQHWQKFMQGIAVQGFTSFGQAVDGMNRLGDPQDSPIRKILETAYDQTSWDNPSLANVTIKKAQTGVVNWVKQLFTRSQAGQMAAANIDINGNPAEVPMGPIGQEFVGLARIVATHDGTSMLKGYMESLSKVRTRFNVIKNQGDPGPGARQLMQQTLDGNGSELADSLKLVDEQMLTGLTDSQRKSLRPLLVRPLMQAFAVVIQPASAEVNKVWNAQVYQPFQSSLATKYPFAANAKVEAGAGEIAQVFGPDGSIAKFVGTTLGPLAVRRGDTLAARTWGDMGIGLTPDFTNGFARWVAPLAGGAAGSAAASAEPQTVFQILPQPSTGTTEYTIAIDGQQLRYRNTPPQWTNFVWPNPQGAPGATLSATTFDGRTVQLVNEPGRYGLEKLINSAQRKRRPDGTFDLTWAQGSVNVSVTMRIISTSQPSAGGGDQPQQQSLRGLQLPSSVADASAGAAQNATQAGAGTPGAAPAVAAANATNAQRAQ; from the coding sequence ATGCAACGCATCCTCAACGTGCTGACTCATCCGCGTACGCTCTCGATCGTCGGGATCGTCGCGCTAGCGGCCATTCTGTTCATCGTCGCCGACATGCTGCAACTGCCGCTCCTGTGGGCGGCGCTCGCGTTCGCGGCGGTCCTCGCGCTGTGGCTCGTGGTCGCGCTGTGGCGCCGCTGGCGCGTGAAGCGCGCGAACCAGCAGCTCGGCCAGGTGCTGGAAGAACAGGCGGAAACCGGCAAGATCGCCGCACCGGCCGCCGCCGCGCTCGCGCCGGACGCGAAGACGGCCGACCTCGACGTGCTGCGCACGCGCCTGTCGGATGCGGTGAAGACGATCAAGACGTCGAAGATCGGCCAGGTGTCGGGCGGCTCCGCGCTGTACGAACTGCCGTGGTACATCGTGATCGGCAACCCGGCAGCGGGCAAGAGCAGCGCCGTGCTCAATTCCGGCCTGCAGTTCCCGTTCGCGGACAAGAACAGCGCCGTGATCCACGGCATCGGCGGCACGCGTAACTGCGACTGGTTCTTCACGACCGAAGGGATCCTGCTCGACACGGCCGGCCGCTATTCGGTGCACGAGGAAGACCGCAGCGAGTGGCTCGGCTTCCTCGGGCTGCTCAAGCGCTACCGTCCGAAGGCGCCAATCAACGGCATCATCGTCACGGCCAGCATCGCCGAACTCACCGGCAATCGCCCCGAATTCGCGATCAACCTCGCGAAGAACCTCCGTCAGCGCGTTCAGGAGCTGACCGAAAAGCTGGAAGTGTTCGCGCCGGTCTACGTGATGTTCACGAAGGCCGACCTGATCACCGGCTTCACCGAATTCTTCAGCAGCAGCGACAAGCACGAGTACGACCGCGTGTGGGGCGCCACCCTGCCCTACGAGCCCGACGACAAGCGCGACGTCGTCGCGCAGTTCGACACGCACTTCGAGGAACTCTACGAAGGGCTGAAGGAAATCAGCGTCGCGCAGCTGTCGCTGTCGCGCGGCAACCAGCTGTCGCCGGGCCAGTTGAGCTTTCCGCTCGAATTCTCGACGATCAAGCCGTCGCTGCGCGCGTTCCTCGCGACGCTGTTCGAGAACAACCCGTTCCAGTACAAGCCGATCTTCCGCGGCTTCTACTTCACGAGCGCACTGCAGGAAGGCGAAACCAACAGCGCGGCCGCGCAGCGCATCGCGCACCGCTTCGGCCTCGACGGCAGCGCGCTGCCGAAACCGCACAGCGCGTTCTCGAAAAACGGCTTCTTCCTGCGCGACCTGTTCTCGAAGGTGATCTTCGCGGACCGCCAGACGGTGCGCCAGTTCGCGAGCCCGACCAAGACGCGGCTGCGCTACGCGACCTTCTTCGGCTTCGTCGCGGCGCTCGCGCTCGCGCTGGGCGGCTGGACCTGGTCGACCATCGGCAACCAGCAGCTCGTAGCGAACGTGCAGGCCGACCTCGACAACGTCACGCGCCTGCAGCAGGGCCGCAACGACCTGCAGTCGCGCCTGCAGGCGATGGACATCATCGAGGACCGGATCGAGCAGCTCGAACAGTTCCGCCGCGACAAGCCGCTGTCGGTGTCGCTCGGCCTGTACCAGGGCGACCGTCTCGAGCAGCACCTGCTGACCGAGTACTACAACGGCGTGCGCCAGATCCTGCTGGCCCCGGTGTCGCAGAACCTCGCGTCGTTCATGAAGGACGTGAACGCGCACCCCGAGCAGCTCGTGCCGATGACGCGCCCGCCCGAATCGGGCGCCGTGCAGGGCGGCACGCTGCCGGTCTCGACGAACGCGGCAGGCGCCGCGCCGCAAGCCGGCGCCGTGCTGGCCGCATCCGGCACCGCGCCGGCCGCCGCCCCGCAACAGGCGGCCGCGCCGCAGGGCGGCCTCTACAGCGACGCGTCGCCGACCAACGTGCAGGACGCATACAACGCGCTGAAGACCTACCTGATGCTGTCCGACAAGCGTCACGTCGAACAGGCGCACCTGACCGACCAGCTCGCCCGCTTCTGGCGCGGCTGGCTCGAGACGAATCGCGGCAACATGCCGCGCGACGAGATGATCCGGAGCGCCGAGCGCATGATCTCGTTCTACCTGTCGCGCGTGAACGACGACGACTGGCCGATGATCGACGCGAACCTCGCGCTCGTCGACCAGACCCGAGAGAACCTGCGCCGCGTCGTGCGCGGCATGCCGGCCCGCCAGCGCGTCTACGAGGAAATCAAGGCCCGCGCGTCGACCCGCTTCGCGCCGATGACCATCGCGCGCATCGTCGGCGACGGCAACCAGGGGCTCGTGGCAGGCAGCTACGCGATTCCGGGCACGTTCACGCGCGAAGCGTGGTTCGACTACGTGCAGCCGGCGATCCGCGATGCGGCGACCAAGGAGCTGCAGGCGAAGGACTGGGTGCTCAACACGTCGACGCAGGATGACCTGACGCTCGAGGGCAGCCCCGAGCAGATCCAGAAGACGCTCGTCGGCATGTACAAGACCGAGTACGCGCAGCACTGGCAGAAGTTCATGCAGGGCATCGCGGTACAGGGCTTCACCAGCTTCGGCCAGGCCGTCGACGGGATGAACCGTTTGGGCGACCCGCAGGATTCGCCGATCCGCAAGATCCTCGAGACCGCGTACGACCAGACGTCGTGGGACAACCCGTCGCTCGCGAACGTGACGATCAAGAAGGCGCAGACGGGCGTCGTGAACTGGGTCAAGCAACTGTTCACGCGCTCGCAGGCCGGCCAGATGGCGGCAGCCAACATCGACATCAACGGCAATCCGGCCGAGGTGCCGATGGGCCCGATCGGCCAGGAATTCGTCGGGCTCGCGCGGATCGTCGCGACGCATGACGGCACGTCGATGCTGAAGGGCTACATGGAGTCGCTGTCGAAGGTCCGCACCCGCTTCAACGTGATCAAGAACCAGGGCGACCCGGGGCCGGGCGCGCGCCAGCTGATGCAGCAGACGCTCGACGGCAACGGTTCGGAACTCGCCGATTCGCTCAAGCTCGTCGACGAGCAGATGCTGACGGGCCTGACCGATTCGCAACGCAAGTCGCTGCGCCCGCTGCTGGTGCGGCCGCTGATGCAGGCGTTCGCGGTCGTGATCCAGCCGGCCAGCGCCGAAGTCAACAAGGTGTGGAACGCGCAGGTCTACCAGCCGTTCCAGAGCTCGCTCGCGACCAAGTACCCGTTCGCGGCGAACGCGAAGGTCGAGGCCGGCGCCGGCGAGATCGCGCAGGTGTTCGGCCCGGACGGCTCGATCGCGAAGTTCGTCGGCACGACGCTCGGGCCGCTCGCGGTGCGCCGCGGCGACACGCTCGCCGCCCGCACGTGGGGCGACATGGGCATCGGGCTCACGCCGGACTTCACGAACGGCTTCGCACGCTGGGTCGCGCCGCTCGCGGGCGGCGCCGCCGGCAGCGCGGCCGCGTCGGCCGAACCGCAGACCGTGTTCCAGATCCTGCCGCAACCGAGCACGGGCACGACGGAATACACGATCGCGATCGACGGCCAGCAGTTGCGCTACCGCAACACGCCGCCGCAGTGGACCAACTTCGTGTGGCCGAACCCGCAGGGCGCGCCGGGCGCGACGCTGTCCGCGACGACCTTCGACGGCCGCACGGTGCAGCTCGTCAACGAGCCGGGCCGCTACGGTCTCGAGAAGCTGATCAACTCGGCGCAGCGCAAGCGCCGTCCGGACGGCACCTTCGACCTGACGTGGGCACAGGGCAGCGTGAACGTGTCGGTGACGATGCGCATCATCAGCACGTCGCAGCCGTCGGCCGGTGGCGGCGACCAGCCGCAGCAGCAGAGCCTGCGCGGCCTGCAGCTGCCGTCGTCGGTCGCCGACGCGAGCGCGGGCGCCGCGCAGAATGCGACGCAAGCCGGCGCCGGCACGCCGGGCGCCGCGCCGGCCGTCGCGGCCGCCAACGCAACGAATGCACAGAGGGCGCAATGA
- a CDS encoding M15 family metallopeptidase, with the protein MIAVALVAYFTLAVAVAALLLLPGIRATVFESVAQFHGRLTRRANERAARTRSQIVKSATVTRGALSDVQNLLVRRRLMIMVSAGILATPPLVAIALRGRQLFQYDDTARVPDEKIAALLQGEQLVPPPPLPPEVFATKEVEQIRPALKDASRDWNLLDPDFRTRLLLVYKIMHEQHGYEMALLEGYRSPERQNRLAQMGTNVTNAAAFQSYHQFGLAADNAFLRDGKLVISEKDPWAMRGYQLYGQVAEQVGLTWGGRWKMMDLGHVEYHKPGFKLGRGS; encoded by the coding sequence TTGATTGCCGTCGCACTCGTCGCCTATTTCACCCTCGCCGTCGCCGTTGCGGCACTGTTGCTTTTACCGGGTATCCGCGCGACCGTTTTCGAATCCGTGGCCCAGTTTCACGGCCGTCTGACGCGCCGTGCGAACGAGCGCGCCGCACGCACGCGCAGTCAAATTGTTAAATCGGCAACCGTGACGCGCGGCGCATTAAGCGACGTGCAAAATTTACTGGTTCGGCGGCGCTTGATGATTATGGTGTCGGCAGGTATTCTTGCGACGCCGCCATTGGTGGCCATTGCGTTACGCGGTCGGCAATTATTTCAGTACGACGACACGGCGCGCGTGCCCGACGAGAAGATCGCCGCGCTGTTGCAGGGCGAACAACTCGTGCCGCCGCCGCCGTTGCCGCCGGAAGTCTTTGCCACGAAGGAAGTCGAACAGATCCGCCCGGCGCTCAAGGATGCAAGCCGCGACTGGAACCTGCTGGACCCGGATTTCCGTACGCGTTTGCTGCTGGTCTACAAGATCATGCACGAACAACATGGCTATGAAATGGCGCTGCTGGAAGGCTACCGGAGCCCGGAACGACAGAACCGGCTCGCGCAGATGGGCACGAACGTGACCAATGCGGCGGCCTTCCAGAGTTATCACCAGTTCGGGTTGGCGGCCGACAACGCATTCCTGCGCGACGGCAAACTGGTCATTTCCGAGAAAGATCCGTGGGCGATGCGCGGCTACCAGTTGTACGGCCAGGTCGCCGAGCAAGTCGGCCTGACCTGGGGCGGCCGATGGAAAATGATGGATCTCGGGCACGTGGAATACCATAAACCCGGTTTTAAACTGGGACGCGGCAGCTAG
- a CDS encoding phage tail protein, with amino-acid sequence MSAPENSNSKTPPSLLSDTKPAGEGGPRQSRILADLEGRVTPPAEPPRRSLKAPIAAVVALVVAVGGWGAWRMQQSSGEPHVAVAAATAPAAAAPDKAAPASGAAVQVAQNGASAASAAQPATIVNDDSASQTVASASASAASAADNSRLSRALANGADDGSGTAAAAGVAATAAAAAATTKTAKADASKSTKVAAHGKTDTKTEAKADTKAEARKHRKEQQAELAQAKKRREATPTRTAKAAGKDDPDADLLAALVARTKPADKKLAAEKAQAVPTKASATTGGSLASRVKACSERGFFEDQLCRWRVCDGHWGKDPACPSAAQSETRQ; translated from the coding sequence ATGAGTGCGCCGGAAAATTCAAATTCGAAAACTCCGCCCAGCCTGCTGTCCGATACTAAACCGGCAGGCGAGGGAGGACCTCGGCAGTCGCGCATTCTCGCGGATCTGGAAGGGCGTGTCACGCCGCCCGCCGAGCCGCCGCGCCGTTCGCTGAAGGCGCCGATCGCCGCCGTGGTGGCGTTGGTCGTGGCCGTCGGCGGCTGGGGCGCATGGCGCATGCAGCAGTCGTCGGGCGAACCGCACGTCGCGGTGGCGGCCGCGACGGCACCCGCGGCGGCTGCGCCGGACAAGGCCGCGCCGGCCAGCGGCGCCGCCGTGCAGGTCGCGCAGAACGGCGCGTCCGCCGCATCGGCCGCGCAACCGGCCACGATCGTCAACGACGACTCGGCGTCCCAGACCGTTGCATCCGCATCGGCTTCCGCCGCCTCCGCGGCGGACAACAGCCGGCTGTCGCGCGCGCTCGCCAACGGCGCCGACGATGGCTCGGGCACGGCGGCGGCGGCTGGCGTCGCCGCAACCGCGGCGGCCGCAGCGGCGACGACCAAGACGGCGAAGGCCGACGCGTCGAAGAGCACGAAGGTCGCCGCTCACGGCAAGACCGACACGAAAACCGAGGCGAAGGCCGATACGAAGGCCGAAGCCCGCAAGCATCGCAAGGAACAGCAGGCCGAGCTCGCGCAGGCGAAGAAGCGCCGCGAAGCGACGCCGACCCGAACCGCGAAGGCGGCCGGGAAGGACGATCCGGATGCCGATCTGCTTGCCGCGCTCGTCGCGCGCACGAAGCCGGCCGACAAGAAACTCGCCGCCGAGAAGGCGCAGGCCGTGCCGACCAAGGCGTCGGCAACGACCGGCGGCTCGCTGGCGTCGCGCGTGAAGGCGTGTTCGGAGCGCGGTTTCTTCGAGGATCAGCTGTGCCGCTGGCGCGTGTGCGACGGTCACTGGGGCAAGGACCCTGCGTGCCCGAGCGCCGCGCAGTCGGAGACGCGGCAGTAA